A single window of Drosophila suzukii chromosome 3, CBGP_Dsuzu_IsoJpt1.0, whole genome shotgun sequence DNA harbors:
- the sas gene encoding putative epidermal cell surface receptor isoform X3, with the protein MQTCRRRKASGDSATIMWSRMCLATLCGLLLVGIQIEQAASAPAGEDAAATTMPPLDATTDAPDGAAATTTPATPATPSTLSTSTIGVEQSSNISSITAEAADGSTTSTSTTTTTEAANKSNADETEFTTILPVPSSLPGETSMRSTSIEPITSTEPTTTPRQEVEGPDQHPVFSNTEPDLSHIQHIPLRDEHAESSGDATTEMLREQQQHEQDQQQNELNQISNEQDDVVKDLNNFRHPATLITASNSNSEENVEIESDKQVETTTAAAATTTTTTAATATGTPATGTPATSNSSTEATVQSEREEDPYHVHILSENHDRLAEHEDYQMLSTSTEESSPATSTSTSTTTTTTTESGIVAGIVVSQENKATAEPSTATESTSTSTSTSTTTAATSSTSRARAMHMNEPENEAATTIMPDSESGPVINIVEGQHMLQQEREEERKEAEREEELVVKETESSSTTEASTTTTEPSPFVAFAGEGRSAGGGDDVELFLHHNASTHEQLMDLSDVSMDGDQNESSSSTTTSTTTTSTTSTTTTAQPETEMPKIVEITASGDTMHRECLAENKSYKHGELMERECDERCTCNRGDWMCEPRCKGLSYPRGSQRSMANPNCLEKVVEEDECCRVMECSEPLLEPTVVSTEGAAPSTERTGEASVTLPPSEDEATPKPRSDCHYMGGVYKFRERLEIGCEQICHCAEGGVMDCRPRCPERNHTRLDKCVYVKDPKDVCCQLELCDVTLDDHEQQPTPLQSNNSEDPEEPNPYGFQEQAREAGGAKPTCNFKGSEYEVGQQFRDGCDQLCICNEQGIHCAKLECPSNFGLDVQDPHCIRWEPVPADFKPSPPNCCPESMRCVDNGTCSYQGVQIENWSPVPANLSGCDQHCYCENGRVECRAACPPVPALPPADLPCHPALARLLPIPDDECCKHWSCAPQIPKIGAAGQDEEEETTSTHSSITANGASNLQPDIEVHTLEAIDPRSIRIVFTVPQVYVNLHGRVELRYSNGPSNDTSTWEQQIFAPPEDLIATSQMEFDLPSLEPNSLYKVKITLILRDLNSQPTSSVYTVKTPPERTITPPPPFTDYRPDFQDIFKNVEDPELTVSETNSSWLQLTWKKLGDDQMEYVDGVQLRYKELTGMIYSSSPLIHRTLTSYTIQNLQPDTGYEIGLYYIPLAGHGAELRAGHMIKVRTAQKVDVYGFDVTVNVTKVKTQSVEISWNGVPYPEDKFVHIYRAIYQSDAGKEDSSVFKVAKRDSTTGTLIMDLKPGTKYRLWLEMYLTNGNTKKSNVVNFITKPGGPATPGKTGKLLTAGTDQPVGDYYGPLVVVSVIAALAIMSTLALLLIITRRRVHQTASITPPRKSDAAYDNPSYKVEIQQETMNL; encoded by the exons AGTTCACCACAATTTTACCGGTGCCGAGCAGCCTGCCAGGGGAGACCAGCATGCGATCGACGAGCATTGAGCCCATCACCTCCACGGAGCCCACGACAACGCCTCGCCAGGAGGTCGAGGGACCCGACCAGCATCCGGTCTTTTCCAACACGGAACCAGATCTGAGCCACATTCAGCACATTCCCCTGCGGGATGAGCACGCGGAGAGCAGCGGCGATGCCACCACCGAGATGCTGCgggagcaacagcaacacgAACAGGATCAGCAGCAGAACGAGCTGAATCAGATCTCCAACGAGCAGGACGACGTGGTCAAGGATCTCAACAATTTCCGACATCCGGCCACACTCATAACggccagcaacagcaacagcgaGGAGAACGTTGAAATCGAAAGTGACAAACAAGTTGAGACAACGacggcagcagcagccacaacaacaaccaccactgcggcaacagcaacaggtACACCAGCAACAGGTACGCCAGCAACATCCAACAGTTCGACAGAGGCCACCGTCCAGAGCGAGCGCGAAGAAGATCCCTATCATGTGCATATACTGTCCGAGAATCATGATCGCCTGGCCGAACACGAAGATTATCAAATGCTCTCGACCAGCACCGAGGAGTCGTCCCCAGCAACTTCCACCAGcaccagcaccaccaccaccaccaccacagaGTCGGGAATTGTGGCTGGTATTGTTGTCAGCCAGGAGAACAAGGCAACCGCTGAGCCATCAACTGCAACCGAGTcaacatccacatccacatccacatccacaacaacagcagcaacttcGTCCACATCGCGAGCACGCGCCATGCATATGAATGAGCCAGAAAATGAAGCGGCCACCACAATAATGCCGGACAGCGAGTCGGGGCCAGTGATTAACATTGTTGAAGGACAACACATGCTGCAGCAGGAGCGGGAGGAGGAGAGGAAGGAGGCGGAGAGGGAGGAGGAGCTGGTGGTCAAGGAGACGGAGAGCAGCTCCACCACCGAAGCCTCGACCACCACCACCGAGCCGTCGCCATTCGTGGCCTTCGCCGGCGAGGGACGTTCGGCGGGTGGCGGCGATGATGTGGAGCTGTTCCTGCACCACAATGCCAGTACCCACGAGCAGCTCATGGACCTTAGCGATGTCAGCATGGATGGGGACCAGAAcgagagcagcagcagcaccaccaccagcacAACCACAACTAGCACCACTTCCACCACGACCACTGCCCAGCCGGAAACGGAAATGCCGAAAATCGTGGAAATCACCGCCAGCGGAGATACCATGCACCGCGAATGCTTGGCCGAGAACAAGAGCTATAAG CACGGCGAACTGATGGAGCGGGAGTGCGACGAGCGGTGCACCTGCAACCGCGGCGACTGGATGTGCGAGCCCAGGTGCAAGGGACTGAGCTATCCCCGCGGCAGCCAGCGCAGCATGGCCAATCCCAACTGCCTCGAGAAGGTGGTGGAGGAGGACGAGTGCTGCCGGGTGATGGAATGCAGTGAGCCGCTGCTGGAGCCCACAGTGGTGTCCACTGAGGGTGCTGCACCTTCCACTGAGAGAACAGGAGAGGCTTCTGTGACCCTGCCCCCTAGCGAAGATGAAG CCACGCCCAAGCCGCGCAGTGATTGCCACTATATGGGCGGTGTCTACAAGTTCCGGGAGCGACTGGAGATCGGATGCGAGCAGATCTGTCACTGCGCCGAAGGAGGCGTCATGGACTGCAGGCCGCGATGCCCGGAAAGAAACCACACTCGGTTGGACAAGTGTGTGTATGTGAAGGATCCCAAGGACGTGTGCTGCCAGCTGGAGCTGTGCGATGTCACCCTGGACGATCATGAACAGCAGCCAACGCCGCTGCAGAGCAACAACAGCGAAGATCCCGAGGAGCCCAACCCCTATGGTTTCCAGGAGCAGGCTCGCGAGGCTGGCGGGGCCAAGCCCACCTGCAACTTCAAGGGTTCCGAATACGAAGTGGGCCAGCAGTTCCGCGACGGCTGCGATCAGTTGTGCATTTGCAATGAGCAGGGCATTCACTGTGCCAAGCTGGAGTGCCCCTCGAACTTTGGCCTGGATGTCCAGGATCCGCACTGTATCCGCTGGGAGCCGGTTCCGGCGGACTTCAAGCCCTCGCCGCCGAACTGCTGTCCCGAGAGCATGCGGTGCGTCGACAATGGCACATGTAGCTACCAAGGCGTCCAGATCGAGAACTGGTCACCTGTGCCCGCCAACTTGTCAG GCTGCGATCAGCATTGCTATTGCGAGAATGGACGCGTGGAGTGCCGGGCAGCTTGTCCTCCAGTTCCCGCACTTCCTCCGGCTGACTTGCCCTGCCATCCGGCCTTGGCCCGTCTGCTGCCCATTCCCGATGACGAGTGCTGCAAGCACTGGTCCTGTGCCCCCCAAATACCAAAAATTGGAGCTGCCGGTCAGGACGAAGAGGAGGAAACCACCTCAACCCATTCCTCAATCACAGCAAATG GAGCTAGCAACCTACAGCCCGACATCGAAGTTCATACCCTAGAGGCCATCGATCCCCGATCGATTCGCATCGTCTTCACCGTTCCCCAAGTCTATGTGAATCTCCATGGACGCGTGGAGCTGCGCTACTCTAATGGACCCAGCAACGATACTTCCACCTGGGAGCAGCAAATCTTTGCACCGCCCGAGGACCTTATTGCCACCTCCCAGATGGAATTCGACCTGCCCAGTCTTGAACCGAACTCCCTGTACAAGGTGAAGATCACCCTGATTCTTCGCGATCTTAACTCGCAGCCCACAAGCAGTGTGTACACCGTGAAGACGCCTCCTGAAAGAACCATCACGCCTCCACCTCCGTTCACCGATTACAGGCCAGACTTCCAGGACATCTTCAAGAACGTTGAGGATCCCGAACTGACGGTCAGCGAAACGAATTCCAGCTGGTTGCAGTTGACGTGGAAGAAACTGGGTGACGACCAGATGGAATATGTCGACGGAGTTCAACTGCGCTACAAGGAGCTGACGGGCATGATCTACTCCTCCTCCCCGCTGATTCATCGCACCCTGACCAGCTACACTATCCAGAATCTCCAGCCGGATACGGGCTACGAGATCGGACTCTACTACATTCCATTGGCCGGACACGGAGCCGAGTTGCGTGCCGGGCACATGATTAAGGTGCGAACTGCCCAGAAGGTTGACGTGTATGGCTTCGATGTCACCGTGAACGTAACTAAAGTCAAGACCCAGAGTGTGGAGATCTCGTGGAATGGAGTGCCCTATCCGGAGGACAAGTTCGTGCACATTTATAGGGCCATCTACCAGAGCGACGCTGGCAAGGAGGACTCTAGCGTTTTCAAGGTGGCCAAGCGGGACAGCACCACTGGTACCCTGATCATGGATCTCAAGCCAGGCACCAAGTACCGTCTCTGGCTAGAGATGTACCTGACCAACGGCAACACCAAGAAGAGTAATGTGGTCAACTTCATTACGAAGCCAGGTGGTCCAGCCACACCGGGCAAGACTG gcAAACTTTTGACCGCGGGCACGGACCAGCCTGTGGGCGATTACTACGGCCCTCTTGTGGTAGTTTCAGTGATCGCCGCCTTGGCGATCATGTCTACTCTGGCCCTGCTACTGATCATCACCAGGAGACGGGTGCACCAAACGGCGTCCATTACGCCACCACGAAAGAGCGACGCTGCCTACGATAATCCCTCATACAAGGTGGAGATCCAACAGGAGACTATGA ATCTGTAA
- the sas gene encoding putative epidermal cell surface receptor isoform X2, translating to MQTCRRRKASGDSATIMWSRMCLATLCGLLLVGIQIEQAASAPAGEDAAATTMPPLDATTDAPDGAAATTTPATPATPSTLSTSTIGVEQSSNISSITAEAADGSTTSTSTTTTTEAANKSNADETEFTTILPVPSSLPGETSMRSTSIEPITSTEPTTTPRQEVEGPDQHPVFSNTEPDLSHIQHIPLRDEHAESSGDATTEMLREQQQHEQDQQQNELNQISNEQDDVVKDLNNFRHPATLITASNSNSEENVEIESDKQVETTTAAAATTTTTTAATATGTPATGTPATSNSSTEATVQSEREEDPYHVHILSENHDRLAEHEDYQMLSTSTEESSPATSTSTSTTTTTTTESGIVAGIVVSQENKATAEPSTATESTSTSTSTSTTTAATSSTSRARAMHMNEPENEAATTIMPDSESGPVINIVEGQHMLQQEREEERKEAEREEELVVKETESSSTTEASTTTTEPSPFVAFAGEGRSAGGGDDVELFLHHNASTHEQLMDLSDVSMDGDQNESSSSTTTSTTTTSTTSTTTTAQPETEMPKIVEITASGDTMHRECLAENKSYKHGELMERECDERCTCNRGDWMCEPRCKGLSYPRGSQRSMANPNCLEKVVEEDECCRVMECSEPLLEPTVVSTEGAAPSTERTGEASVTLPPSEDEETTTTTATANVSTNIPSKAPQIKKDEDKKSSAGGAFYPTLDGKPPKSIGGLGIFEKPEKPEKGHKKVQHQQQQHQQQEQQQHQNDVIFDGDRTEEQEGPLPPNGGFVPFQFGHQHPHQQHLGPFGFYNPVKPVYEDYNPYEPYDVNPNGTPQGKPPPVPTSQSDLFNILGADQPGQQGHPGHPGHPGPPIHPGQTQKDNHNLGPQVRIEQILQHLQQTVPGGPPPSPHQQQHPQQQQTPQQHPGHYVPIVHSGVPPPPPGHGIAIVDGQTVAYESYPVIPGLGVPPHHPKQHQTTPQQHLQQTILPSSSTTSGLSTQASEHSLHQNQDKLSKQQQSGASNLQPDIEVHTLEAIDPRSIRIVFTVPQVYVNLHGRVELRYSNGPSNDTSTWEQQIFAPPEDLIATSQMEFDLPSLEPNSLYKVKITLILRDLNSQPTSSVYTVKTPPERTITPPPPFTDYRPDFQDIFKNVEDPELTVSETNSSWLQLTWKKLGDDQMEYVDGVQLRYKELTGMIYSSSPLIHRTLTSYTIQNLQPDTGYEIGLYYIPLAGHGAELRAGHMIKVRTAQKVDVYGFDVTVNVTKVKTQSVEISWNGVPYPEDKFVHIYRAIYQSDAGKEDSSVFKVAKRDSTTGTLIMDLKPGTKYRLWLEMYLTNGNTKKSNVVNFITKPGGPATPGKTGKLLTAGTDQPVGDYYGPLVVVSVIAALAIMSTLALLLIITRRRVHQTASITPPRKSDAAYDNPSYKVEIQQETMNL from the exons AGTTCACCACAATTTTACCGGTGCCGAGCAGCCTGCCAGGGGAGACCAGCATGCGATCGACGAGCATTGAGCCCATCACCTCCACGGAGCCCACGACAACGCCTCGCCAGGAGGTCGAGGGACCCGACCAGCATCCGGTCTTTTCCAACACGGAACCAGATCTGAGCCACATTCAGCACATTCCCCTGCGGGATGAGCACGCGGAGAGCAGCGGCGATGCCACCACCGAGATGCTGCgggagcaacagcaacacgAACAGGATCAGCAGCAGAACGAGCTGAATCAGATCTCCAACGAGCAGGACGACGTGGTCAAGGATCTCAACAATTTCCGACATCCGGCCACACTCATAACggccagcaacagcaacagcgaGGAGAACGTTGAAATCGAAAGTGACAAACAAGTTGAGACAACGacggcagcagcagccacaacaacaaccaccactgcggcaacagcaacaggtACACCAGCAACAGGTACGCCAGCAACATCCAACAGTTCGACAGAGGCCACCGTCCAGAGCGAGCGCGAAGAAGATCCCTATCATGTGCATATACTGTCCGAGAATCATGATCGCCTGGCCGAACACGAAGATTATCAAATGCTCTCGACCAGCACCGAGGAGTCGTCCCCAGCAACTTCCACCAGcaccagcaccaccaccaccaccaccacagaGTCGGGAATTGTGGCTGGTATTGTTGTCAGCCAGGAGAACAAGGCAACCGCTGAGCCATCAACTGCAACCGAGTcaacatccacatccacatccacatccacaacaacagcagcaacttcGTCCACATCGCGAGCACGCGCCATGCATATGAATGAGCCAGAAAATGAAGCGGCCACCACAATAATGCCGGACAGCGAGTCGGGGCCAGTGATTAACATTGTTGAAGGACAACACATGCTGCAGCAGGAGCGGGAGGAGGAGAGGAAGGAGGCGGAGAGGGAGGAGGAGCTGGTGGTCAAGGAGACGGAGAGCAGCTCCACCACCGAAGCCTCGACCACCACCACCGAGCCGTCGCCATTCGTGGCCTTCGCCGGCGAGGGACGTTCGGCGGGTGGCGGCGATGATGTGGAGCTGTTCCTGCACCACAATGCCAGTACCCACGAGCAGCTCATGGACCTTAGCGATGTCAGCATGGATGGGGACCAGAAcgagagcagcagcagcaccaccaccagcacAACCACAACTAGCACCACTTCCACCACGACCACTGCCCAGCCGGAAACGGAAATGCCGAAAATCGTGGAAATCACCGCCAGCGGAGATACCATGCACCGCGAATGCTTGGCCGAGAACAAGAGCTATAAG CACGGCGAACTGATGGAGCGGGAGTGCGACGAGCGGTGCACCTGCAACCGCGGCGACTGGATGTGCGAGCCCAGGTGCAAGGGACTGAGCTATCCCCGCGGCAGCCAGCGCAGCATGGCCAATCCCAACTGCCTCGAGAAGGTGGTGGAGGAGGACGAGTGCTGCCGGGTGATGGAATGCAGTGAGCCGCTGCTGGAGCCCACAGTGGTGTCCACTGAGGGTGCTGCACCTTCCACTGAGAGAACAGGAGAGGCTTCTGTGACCCTGCCCCCTAGCGAAGATGAAG AAACCACAACAACGACAGCGACAGCAAATGTTTCGACGAATATACCTAGCAAAGCGCCTCAAATCAAGAAGGATGAGGATAAAAAGTCATCCGCAGGTGGAGCCTTCTATCCCACCCTGGATGGCAAGCCACCCAAGTCGATTGGCGGTCTGGGGATCTTCGAGAAGCCCGAGAAACCCGAAAAGGGCCACAAGAAGGTTCAgcatcaacagcagcaacaccagcaacaggagcagcagcaacaccagaaTGATGTCATTTTCGATGGTGATCGCACAGAGGAGCAGGAAGGACCTTTGCCACCGAACGGCGGATTTGTGCCCTTCCAATTCGGCCACCAGCATCCGCATCAGCAACATCTGGGCCCCTTTGGATTCTACAATCCCGTGAAGCCCGTCTACGAGGACTATAATCCCTACGAGCCGTATGATGTCAATCCCAATGGTACGCCGCAGGGTAAACCACCACCGGTGCCCACTAGTCAGTCCGATTTGTTCAACATACTGGGTGCTGATCAACCAGGACAACAGGGTCATCCCGGACATCCTGGTCATCCTGGACCTCCAATTCATCCTGGACAAACGCAAAAAGACAATCACAATCTGGGACCACAAGTGAGAATCGAACAGATACTGCAACACCTGCAGCAAACTGTTCCAGGTGGACCACCACCTTCGCcccaccagcagcaacatccacaacagcaacagacaCCGCAGCAACACCCCGGTCATTATGTGCCCATTGTGCACAGTGGAGTGCCGCCACCGCCACCAGGACATGGCATTGCCATTGTCGATGGCCAGACAGTGGCCTACGAGAGCTATCCGGTAATCCCGGGATTGGGAGTTCCGCCCCACCATCCGAAGCAGCATCAGACGACCCCGCAGCAACACTTGCAGCAGACAATCCTGCCCAGCTCGAGCACCACCTCGGGACTTTCCACGCAGGCCAGTGAGCACAGTCTGCACCAGAACCAGGACAAGCTGTCCAAGCAGCAGCAGTCAG GAGCTAGCAACCTACAGCCCGACATCGAAGTTCATACCCTAGAGGCCATCGATCCCCGATCGATTCGCATCGTCTTCACCGTTCCCCAAGTCTATGTGAATCTCCATGGACGCGTGGAGCTGCGCTACTCTAATGGACCCAGCAACGATACTTCCACCTGGGAGCAGCAAATCTTTGCACCGCCCGAGGACCTTATTGCCACCTCCCAGATGGAATTCGACCTGCCCAGTCTTGAACCGAACTCCCTGTACAAGGTGAAGATCACCCTGATTCTTCGCGATCTTAACTCGCAGCCCACAAGCAGTGTGTACACCGTGAAGACGCCTCCTGAAAGAACCATCACGCCTCCACCTCCGTTCACCGATTACAGGCCAGACTTCCAGGACATCTTCAAGAACGTTGAGGATCCCGAACTGACGGTCAGCGAAACGAATTCCAGCTGGTTGCAGTTGACGTGGAAGAAACTGGGTGACGACCAGATGGAATATGTCGACGGAGTTCAACTGCGCTACAAGGAGCTGACGGGCATGATCTACTCCTCCTCCCCGCTGATTCATCGCACCCTGACCAGCTACACTATCCAGAATCTCCAGCCGGATACGGGCTACGAGATCGGACTCTACTACATTCCATTGGCCGGACACGGAGCCGAGTTGCGTGCCGGGCACATGATTAAGGTGCGAACTGCCCAGAAGGTTGACGTGTATGGCTTCGATGTCACCGTGAACGTAACTAAAGTCAAGACCCAGAGTGTGGAGATCTCGTGGAATGGAGTGCCCTATCCGGAGGACAAGTTCGTGCACATTTATAGGGCCATCTACCAGAGCGACGCTGGCAAGGAGGACTCTAGCGTTTTCAAGGTGGCCAAGCGGGACAGCACCACTGGTACCCTGATCATGGATCTCAAGCCAGGCACCAAGTACCGTCTCTGGCTAGAGATGTACCTGACCAACGGCAACACCAAGAAGAGTAATGTGGTCAACTTCATTACGAAGCCAGGTGGTCCAGCCACACCGGGCAAGACTG gcAAACTTTTGACCGCGGGCACGGACCAGCCTGTGGGCGATTACTACGGCCCTCTTGTGGTAGTTTCAGTGATCGCCGCCTTGGCGATCATGTCTACTCTGGCCCTGCTACTGATCATCACCAGGAGACGGGTGCACCAAACGGCGTCCATTACGCCACCACGAAAGAGCGACGCTGCCTACGATAATCCCTCATACAAGGTGGAGATCCAACAGGAGACTATGA ATCTGTAA